The nucleotide window CACAAATACCTAGGTAGCTGATGCACTCCAGTTTCTGCTCAACAGATGCTCTGGATGGAGCCAACCTTCACTACACGGAAACGCAAAGCGAAGACACAAGCCTTTCTGTACCTCTGAACTGAAGACCTTCTCTGGCATGGGGCATCGCCTTCTGGAAAATTTGGGTCCCTAGCAGGACCTGGGTGTTGCTCTCCTGCACTTCTACCCACTCCTCGTGTGCAGACCACAGGCTGCACAGCCTCAGCATCCCCAGACCTGGCTCATACCAGCTCCTCCCACTATCTTGGCTCACCAGCTATGCTGAGAAGAGTGGGATACAGCAACAAGGCAAGTTTGCCTACTTCGGGCAGGGCGCATCCAGGCAGAGCTCCAGCCTGCAGCTGGAAGCCTTCTGCTAATTCAGCGGCTGTGTGAGACACCAAAGAGCCCGAGCCGTGGAGGAAGTGCCCTGGCCCCGTGGTGGGACAGGGAGGTGCCGGTGCTGGGTCTGCTCTCATGGTcccttcctgtttttcttctccacagcTTGAAGGCAAAGTTGACTTTGGCATCCGGAGCCCTCTCCTTTATCCCAGATTGCTGGTCACCCAAGCCCTCCCCTTGCGTCTTCACCAGTTCACAGTGTGCACATTCCCCCATGTCCAGCACCATGGCATCCTCCTCTCCGGCAGATTGGTGTGCAGCACAAAGCACCTTTAGCCCCGTAAGCACTGGGCTTGCTCTTTCCTTGGGGTCCCTACTGCCCATGTGTCATATCTACAGGCTGTTGGGACAGGGGGCTGAGTCAGTGCACATCCCAGCAGGCAGCCATGGTGCACACTGGCAGGACTTCATGGTGGCATGTAGAGCTCTAGCCTGTTCTTGATATCTTCAGCTCCCAAAAGGGCGGCAGGTCCTGTCTCTAAAGCTTCCATCAGAGATGAAAGAGGCCAGCTTCCAGTGCCAAGGGCAGTGGGATGCTGTGATGAGGACCGGATGTGCACCTCCCATCCATAAGCTGCCCTGGCCACTAGAACTGGGTGTTCCCACTGCCTGGCGAGCCCAGCCCTGCCTAAGGAAGGGGACAGAGGGCTTGGCATATGGTGACAGCACAGCTCTGGGACCCCTCTGCCCAGCCTTTCCCATCTATCCACCTCAGCTCGCCTGCATGGAGCAGACACACATTACCTTCTGGATATGCAAGACTCCAGTGGTCTCTGCTCCCCTTGGCCAGCAGCAATCCCCTTCTATTCGGTGCTCACCTGGGCTTTTGGGAGtctataagaaagctggataaaggggctggagcccctggcTTACACGTTCTCCCACTTTCTGGCCATTGTGCTCCTGCATCTTGAGCAGACATCAGACTCTAAATGAGCACCAGGTGCTGAGAAACCACTGAGCTGTTTGCAAATGCTGGAGCTGCAGTTACTGGATGGATGTTGGATGTGTTCAAAGGCATCCTATGGACAACTGCAGCCCTCATCCCCTCCACAGTGGCAGAGGACTAGGATCTGTGGTGACAACAGCAGGTTTCCAAGTGGAAAGGGCTGCCCATGGCGTGCTGGGGACTGAAGGGAGACAAGGGTGACTGTGACATATCTTTAAGTGTGTTGGCTTGGTTGGATGCTGGAGACCAGAGTCCAGCAGGTGATGCAGAGTCCAGCATGAGAACTGGAGCTGGTAAGTTCTGGAATTCACCTGGGAAAGGGAATGTGGCTGTTGGGCCCAGACACCCAGGCAGGATCTGGTCCCTTATACCTCTCCCATTCCCGTCAAAGGATGGTGCCATCCCAGTAGCACATAGGAGATGGAGGGCTGACCCCTACCTCCCCGATTCAGGGAGAGTGTGTTCACGAGGCACAGCAAGGGGCTGGGATCTCACAGAACCAAGCACTGGCATGGGCAGCCTCCATGCCCCAGTACTCAGCGTGGGAATGTAGGGGCAACCAGCGAGGGCAGAAGCACAGACTGCAAAGGGTACAGTTCTGCCCTGTCCTCTCCAATCCAGTCCCAAGGAACTTTCAAGAGGTCCCTCCCCTCACGGATCCCTTTGCACCCAGCGGAGCTTTGAGGCCCAGCCTTGAGTAACAAATCTTCCAGTGATGCAGGCACAAGGACTCACTCggctctgcctctgctcccGCCGCCACTGCTGCCTGAATTTCCACCCAGCCCCATCTGGATCTCATTGGGCTGCTGGCGCTGAGCACCAGGCTTGGAAGGTGCCAACACATGGAACCCATTAGAGGGGCCAGGTTGAGGCGTCGGGAGGGGGCCACATGCCGAGCAAGGAGGGCTGTGGAAAGGgtgctgtctctgctgctgggctggcgaggggaggggagatgtcccaggcagctcctgcatccTCTTCTGGCACTCAGCAAGTGCTGGCCCGGGGAAGGATCTCttccagccccttcaggcacATGGGGAGGAGGCTGACCTGTTTGAAGACCAGCTCAGCTGTCTGTGCGTCTCCTGCAAGGACCATCCCCAAGCTGGCATCGCACCAGTGGCACTCATTGTCCCCTGGTCCAGCACACTCTGCAAGAGAGTCTTGCTTGTGCAGTGCCAATGCTATCCCCTTTATTGGCATCACTGCTCCGTCCAGCCACAGCACaaaggagaggggcagagggatgaGAGGGGTCCCTTCTGCCTGCTGGTGGCTGGTAGGGGTGACGGGCAGGGCTCAGCACTCCCTGCTCACCCCTGGGAGCCTGCACACATAGTCCCCCTCAACACTAGACAGTGAAGTGATGCTGGCTCAGCGTCTGATCCCCATGTGTTCAGCAGCGTCTGGCGGTAGGGCTGGCCTGTTGCCCTGAGTCCAAGGTGCCTCCAGCTGGCTCCTGGCAGGCATGGGCAGCCCAAGGCTCCTGGGAGCAGAACTTCTCTTCTTAGGTCCATCCTGCACTTGCCGGGTGCTGGGGGCTCATGCAACGTCCACAGCTGTGGGGTGACCCAGGAGGCATAGGGTCCTTGGAGGCCAGCAGTGGCATCAAGTCCCACGCGTGGGTGAGCAGATGCAGGGTGCAGGGATTGGCCAGGGCTCACTACAGGATCTGGGCCTCTGCCGAGAGAGAGGGCAGGGGTCAGAAGGGACACTGACCTGTCCCCCTCTCCACACTCCCTCTCCTCCGCACTCCGCCATTACCTCCCCTGCAACCTGACTCACTTGGCAATGCCTTCAAGTGCGTGGCAGCAACCAAGAAGTTGTGGGGTTTGGTCTTGTCCTTGCTGTGTTTCCTCACTCGGAGCCTGAGGAtagagcagcagtggctgaggACCCTGAGCAGCCCCCTGAGCACCTGGACTGCTCACATCCCTGGTAATTCCCACCCAGCTGTGCCCAGCTGTGTCCAGCCACTCCAGCAGGTTAACTCCAGGGCTACAGCAGGAGCTCGTCTCAAGACAGAGCAGGGCCGGGAAGGGTAACTGCAAAGCCACAGCATGGAAGGGAGAGCCCAGCCATGGAATAATGAGAGGGGACCTAGGAACAGGACCAGTAGTCCTGCCTGGGGCAGGACTCCCAAGGGGGAATGTGAATCTCCAACAAGGCAGGAGCCTTTGCCTTGATTTAGTAGCATCATCACCTTTGGGGGATGCATAGAAAGGTCCCATGGATGTGGGCTCATTAGAAAGATCCCAGGCAGCCAGGGCAGTACTGCAGCTGGTGTGGTGTGCTGGGAAGAAGGATTGATGTGGTAGTGGGGTAAGAGGAGCATAAACCAACTCATGGGACTGGCATCAAGTCTGTTGGGGTAGGGACCCCAGAGCAGGGCCGGGTGAACATGGGGAACCCCAGGCTGAGGTTTTGGGGGCCAGAGTGCTATGAGGACAGCCATCATGCAGACCCTTCCCTCTCAAAACCCAGCTTACCAGATGAGGATGGTGATCACAAGAACAGCAGCCAGCACGAAGAAGGCAAAGATCCCGAGGGAGACTAGGACAGCCATCTTCTCCAGAGAGTCACTGTGGTCTGGGACAGAAAGACTGTCATGGCTGAGGTATGCCACAGTGCCCTTGGGGACCTTATTGCAAGCTCCTGGGCACCCCGGCAACCTAGACATACACAAGCATGGGGCAAGAGACTCTTCCCATTACGCTCAGCCATGCATGCCAGGTAGGCAGCTGCCTGTGGGCAGCTCCCACTCCTGCCCACCAGTCCCAGCTCTACTCACTGATGGGCTCAGGGTTGGGAGCCTGCGAGGACTCCTCAGCCAAGCTCGCCAGCCTGGTGTCTGTAGTGGTTTCTTCACTCGCCGTGGTGGTTAGGTCTGAAAGGTCAGAAGGGATGGGAATCACTCACCAAACATAGTTGGCAGGGGCTAGGGACTcccagagaggagaaaagggttCCCTTGTGCCTCTGGGGTCCTGTAAGCCCAAGAGTGTCCCTGGGGTGCTACTGGTGCCAAGGGAGCCCCACTCTGCCCCAAGGCTGTGGCAGGCAATAATCCCCAATGGCAGCAGCTTCCCATGGGGCTGGGAGATGCTTTGTTCCCCTATCACCAGTTTTTTTGATGGTGCACAGGATCAGCTTTTTGGGACACCTTTAAGGGACCCCAGGAGCTGGGGCTTGTTCTGGGCAATGATTTGGAGAAATGGGTGCCATGGGGAAGGGGCTAGAGAGGGAAACCCAGGGTGCTGGAGAGGCTTTGGCGGGGGATGATACAACCTGGTAGGGATACTGGACACTTTAGCCTGCTTCCCACACACCTCTGACTGGCGTTGCTCGGGCCTCGGCACTCCACTCGCTCCAGTTCCCTGCATCCAGGAAATCCTTGGCGCTCACTTGGACCACGTGTTCCAGCCCAGCAAAGGCATCTGTGATCACCTCGGAGAGGTTTACTGTCTCCACCTGTCCCAGGCAGAAGGGAGCTGTAGGGCAGGAGAGTGCACCCCTCACTGCCCTCCCTGGCCCCATGCACGCCCTGCTCCCACGCTGGCTTTGCCTGCCCTCACCCATTGCTTACCACAGACCAGGAGCGGTGGATGACAGGCCGGTACTGAAGCCGAAACCTGAGCTGGAAGTGAGGCTCCTTGGGCCAGGAGGAGGGGTACTTCCAGCTCACATGGAGCCGTCGTGGGGCCAAGGGGATGGGCTCCACCACCAAACCTTCTGGTGGGTCTGGCTTAACTGTGCAGGATTGGATAGGGAGCCCTTGTCACACCAGACTGCTGTGCACAGGGGAGCTGGGCTCCCTCCTGCCATCCAGGGCTGGAAGCCTGAGGCGTGGATGGAcatggggatggatggatggatagatggatgGGGACTCACTGATGGCCTGCATGGTGATGTCAAGGAGGCGGAAGCTGGATCCCAGTGGGTTCACCTCAGTGATGTTCAAGCGGTAGGAGCTCCAAAATTCTGACCCATGGACAGTGCACGTGCCAGGGCGAGACAGATCCTGCAGGCATGGCCCCATGTGCCTGTTCTTGTTCCTGTGGATGGGGAGGTAAAATGTTCCCCCATCCCCCTCCATAGCTTCCTAGTGCTGCCAGAAGGTGCCATGGGGGAAACCCTCATACCAAGAGCCCGGTGGAAGTGCCAGCCCTCATTACAGCTCAGGCAGGGTCCATGCAGCTGTCCTCTCTGCTCCAGAGTGTGGCACATCCCTCTAAGAGTGACCAAAGGGACCTCCATCCAGCCCCACAGGCCCTCCTGGAAACCTCCCTTCCTGGGGCAAACCCTTCTCCCAAGTCTCCAGGCTTAGGAAGCTGGTTCTCCCATGGGGACACACATCCCACACCTCAGGTACCCCACTACCAAGGCAATGCCTTTGGGATGGGGGCCCAGTCACCAGGAAGTGGGATCAAGATGGGATTAATTCCTACCTCCGCTTCTCTTCACCCGTCAGCGATTTCTTCCTGCcacagaaagagacagaaaagcaggacaggatgaggggacagCATGAAACGAACCCCACTGTGACTCAGAGGAGGGACAGGGGTTTCCACACTGCAGGGCAGCCCTGAACTTCCACACTGATGCACACAGGTGACACAGCACAGGGGATGGAGCTAACGTCATTCCAAGCTCTGCAGGCAAGTAGCCTGGCAGCAGAAACTGGAGTCCCAAGGGAACAAGACAGTAGGGTGCCCAGGAAGGTCCTCTCTGAAGGTCCCCCCTTACGCACCTGGGGTTCATTATGTAGCAACAGCAAAGGTGATAAAGATGATAAAACTCCCCAGCAGCTGGCTTCACCCTCATCCAATAGCCCCCAAAGCCCCTGCTTCCCACATGCCCCTCCTCACTGAgcccccagctcctgcagctttcagcagagctgtgctttaCGAGCTCCGGCTGACTTCAAAGCAGCCCACTAATTTGGCCTGCTGGGATAATTAGAAGCAGCAATGCTGCTGGGGCTCCTTTCATCCTAAAGCATGCCAAAGCGTTCAGCAGCTTGCAGCTGACCTGCTTCTCTTTTATAGCCCTTCcagtgctggcagagctgtTGGCAGGGAGGGAGCCTGCCTGTGCAGGCTCCCCAACGCTGCTGGGGGGCCTCCCTTGGAGCAAGTAAATGCTCAGTGCTCTGCTCACCCCAGAACATGACCCACTCTGGTGTGCAGCAGGGTGCCTGGGGCAGGAGGTGAACCCAGGGCATGAATCAGATGGCCAACAGGATTTGGTGGTTATTCTTGGTCAAGACTCGGGCCTCGCCCCGCAACCCCCTAGTCCATGTCCTATAGGGATACATCACCTGTAGGTGGTGATGTATTTGGTAGGGAGGAAGGTCTCCACACTGGAGGTCCAGGAGCAGGAGAAATTCTCATAGTCAGATGCTCTGCAGGAAACAAAGGGGACTCCCGGCAGGTCTAGGGTCCAGGGGAAGCAACAGTCAGTGAGCTTTCCTCTGTCCTGTAGCCCAGCCGACACACAGGGACCCCTGTGTCACCACAAAGTCCCTTCTTGGCAAGCCCCTGCCAGGGGTGTGGACGCCACCTACCCATCACCGTAGGGCCATCCACCTCCCACACCCCAGCCCACAGACACACTACTCACACCCCAGCCGCAGAGACACGGTGTGCAGGAGGCCACCATCCTCACTGTGGCAGCTGTAGATCCCCGCAGCAGCCAAGCCAACGTGCGACAGCACCAGGTCTCCCTGATGGATATCTGAGCCCTCTGGCAGCGCCGTGGCACCTGCCCGTCTCCACTGCACCATTGAGCTGGTGGGGGGAGAGTCCAGGCAGCAGATATTAGAGGACAGGGATGTCAGGTCTATGCTGTAAACCATCCCATCAGATAAATCCCCTGGGGCGCACAGGAAAGACCTACCTGGCATGGGCACCAGCACATGACAGGGTCACGTCTGTCCCCACCTGTCCATACTGCACACCTGGAGAGACACAGACATCCCCAGATGGGTGTTATTAACCCATGCCATCCCATGCCAGAACTGGGTGTTGAGGTGGGCAGCCTGGGGCTGTACCACCCTGAGGGGCTGGGCACTGGCCGTGGGGTCTTGTTTCATGCAGGTACCACCATGGGAGACTGAGAAGGACTGGTGCCAGTTGAAGCTGGGCAATGGGCAGCTGTGAGGGGTGCTGGCCAGAGGACACCCATTGCCATGGGGCTGCATTTTGTATATGCCCTGATTCTGGTAGATCTGTGCTTGCCTGGGAGAATGGGATGCCCCCAGGATCCCAGTGCCTAGGATTTGAGGGCTGCGCGGGGAACTCGAGGGAAGCTCACCTTCCTCTCCCCAGGCCTCGGGGATGGCGAGGGAGGCTGATGCCAGGGCTGCTGCGAGGAACACCATCACCTTGCCCAGGCCTGGGATGGGACTGCGCATCTGGACGAGGCAGAACAGGGAGGAGAGGGTGTTATCTTTTGCAATGGGATGGCCAGTGGGGGTCACACCCTCATGAAGTATCCCTGCATCTCCCCCTTGTCTCACTCCATCCTGCTGGGGACAGCATGGGGACCATACCCCTGGGATCCCAGCCACTGGCCACTGCACAGGCAGACCCCAGCTCCCAAGTAGTCACCACGCCTGGAGGGCAGACGCAACACTGACCAGGGGCTTGGGGCTGCTTGGGTTGGCAGGATTAAGGGCTCTTTGCCATCACAGTCCTGTGCCGGGAGCTGTGGCTGGCTCCCAGTCCGCTGGGTGCTTGAGAaacctgtgctggtgcagcTGGAGTAGGAAGGGACTAAGGACGAATTCTGGCCTGTTTTTATGCGGCAGGAGACAGCAATTAGGTCTGAACCGGCTCacacagccagggcagcagaTCTGCAAGAACTCAGATGGTACCAAGATTGGGGCTGGCTGGGGCTCCCACATCACTGGCCATCCCCACACCTGCTTCAGGGCTAGTCCATGCAGGTCTGTGTCCCTCTGGACCATTTAGGGTCTCTGGTACCAGGAAGAATTGCCCTGAAATCCCTTCCTCCCACTCAAAGACCACCAGTGAGGGGGATGCTGAGGAAGGGATGTGACTCAGCTCTCCATGGGTCAACACCAGCCTTAGATCTGAGTCTCTCCTTCCCTGTCTGTGTCAGCCAGCGTTGCCCTGTCCACCACGGCCTTGAGGTGTCCAATCCAGCCTGTATTGTTCTGAATGCACCAGCCAGTGTCAGCCTGTTTGTTTCAACCAGCATCACTCTGCTCATCCCAGCCAGCATTGCCCTCAGGCATCCATCCCAGCCTGTGTCGTCCTGAACAAATCTGCCAGCGTCACTGTGTCTATCCAGCCAGTATCACCCTGTCTGTGCCACCCAGCACTGCCATCAGGCATTTATTTCAGCCTGTCCTGCACACATAAGCCAGCGTCACCCTGTCCATTTCAGCCAACACCACCCCAGGGCATCAGTGCTAGCCAGCACCACGCCACCCATAGCAGCAGTGTGTCGCTCTaccagccagccctgcctgaCCCCAGCAGGCACAGACAACTGAATAATTTCTCCCTGGAAGAACACTCCTGCCTACCCCTCACAAACAGACAGGCTTGTTTATTTACAGCCAtagagctgggctctgctcccagctgtaagcaggcaggggctgagggATCAGGAGACAGTGAGCTCCCTGCTAGCCCCAAGCACAGGCTCCAACTTCTGGGCTTAAATCCCTGTCCTCGAGTTTCCCGGGCTTGACAGCTAACGAGGGATGCTCAGGGgagggatgctccagccctggaaAGGTACCCTGGAGCACCTGCCAGTTCTTCTGCAGGCAGGTGCCTATGGCCACAGACCAAACCATGTGATGATGGAAACAAGAGCTACCAGGTGATGTGCTGCAAACCAAGTGCAGGAGTCAAAGGCATGCAGCACCTGACATCAGCCCCATCCTGAACACACCGGGCAGCCTCAAAAACAAGCCCcaaacataaataatttcatgAGACTGTCATAAGGTTTTCCTACCAAACCACTTGTAGAAATGTTCCCAAGAAACATCAGTTAAAAGGTCTCTGCCAAAACTATGCTGGTAACTCCCTGGGAACATTCAGCCTGAAAGTAACATATTTTggtgatggaaaataaaaagacttaaaatacaCTTAAAAGCAGCAACCAAAAATAACTCTAAACACCACGTGGGCCAGAGTTAAGGAGCTGGTGCTGTTTGTGTTGGGGGGAGGGGACAGCgtcagggagaagagagagtaTGTTAATGTGGATAAAGACAAATcgttttaaaataaaatcatttattCTCCCAACTGCCCTGGGTTTTCATGTACATGCTGTGGAGAgtgaaggcagagctgctgcacccATCACCCACCATGCCCCTCTGTAGCAGGGGGATCAGCTCTGGGTGCTGGCTCACAGCTGACATGAATCTGCCAGGTCTCAGGTGACTGAGTGCTTCAAGTTCAGCCTGGACAAAAGACCCCACAGCCACGATGCTGAAAGGTATCTTGTCCTGCATGGACAAGGAAGAGGTGGGGGCACAGAGTTATTAAGAGCCAGTGGCTGCTAACATCCCTCGGAAACAGCTGCCTGGACAGCCTAGTTGTATTGCCAACAGCCTCTGAGGCACTCCAGACCCCTATGGAGAGGCAGAGGGCATCCCTGCAGATCCCATACCCAGTCACATCCCAGTGACTCCTCAGTGATCCCCCACCATTCACTCTGAGGGCCACCAcgcatccctccatcctccagCATACTCTGTCCCAGGGTCCCCCCATCCTCACCTCAGCACCCCACGAGCTCCCCTGCCTCAGAAAGGCTctttcaggcagctgcctgccccTGTCAGTGCAGCAGGGTGGaaggcagcactgagccccccCAGGCACACACGTTGGCTTAGTAAATGACCAGTCAGAGCATTGCCAAAACCTAGCCACAGCTGAGCATCAccacagagagaagaaacagggCAAGCCCTTCCTTGCCTGCCCAAAGGCCACAAACAAAAGGGGAAGGAGCCGCAGAGCGGGGGAAGACCCATAGCCCTCACCCGCCTTGGGTGCGGCGGCGTGGCAGGGGTCCAGGCGCTCTGGGCCAAGCAGAGCTGCAAAAGAGCCTGCCCAGAACAGAGCCCCTTACTCTCTGCAACCATACTCCCTCACCCAAAGGAAAACAGGCGTGTAAATAaatgcacacacatgtgcatTGCTGGCTTCCTTAGTGGCTCTACTCCTGTACAGATGGGCTCATGGGTAGAGAAAGCATCCCTCATTGCTTGTGACGCATCCTGGGGACAGGGAGTCCCAGCACAGTGGCCCTGGAGAGGAGCCGGGACAGAAGGAACAAATggagcttttcttcctctcagtgTGCTAATCCTGGACTAGGAGGCGTCTGCTGCCTGCCCGGGGCTGGGTGACTGCCCATGGCCATGGCCAGGGCAGCGAGACCCAGCCCAGCCTAGGGCTGTGGCTTAGTCTCAGCAGCGAGGGCAGCAGTTCTGGACTGTGTTCCTTCAGTACAGGACACTAATCACTGGCACGGTCAGCGTGACCAGGCTGTGTGTGGCACCCATGAGTGGAAGCCAGAAATGCAAGGTGCCACACTCCATTATGCGATGATCCCTCTGTCCTACCGGATATAATTTTTAGCCCATCTAAAGGGTTTTGGGGAGATGAGAGGGAGAAATCCTGCAGTAACCCCTTTCCTGCCTTCAAAGCTAAACATCACAAGCTGAAATGCAACTCCCCCCCTATCCCGGCAAATCATTACCATGCACCAGCACCA belongs to Cuculus canorus isolate bCucCan1 chromosome Z, bCucCan1.pri, whole genome shotgun sequence and includes:
- the IL11RA gene encoding interleukin-11 receptor subunit alpha isoform X2, with product MRSPIPGLGKVMVFLAAALASASLAIPEAWGEEGVQYGQVGTDVTLSCAGAHASSMVQWRRAGATALPEGSDIHQGDLVLSHVGLAAAGIYSCHSEDGGLLHTVSLRLGYLPGVPFVSCRASDYENFSCSWTSSVETFLPTKYITTYRKKSLTGEEKRRNKNRHMGPCLQDLSRPGTCTVHGSEFWSSYRLNITEVNPLGSSFRLLDITMQAIIKPDPPEGLVVEPIPLAPRRLHVSWKYPSSWPKEPHFQLRFRLQYRPVIHRSWSVVETVNLSEVITDAFAGLEHVVQVSAKDFLDAGNWSEWSAEARATPVRDLTTTASEETTTDTRLASLAEESSQAPNPEPINHSDSLEKMAVLVSLGIFAFFVLAAVLVITILIWLRVRKHSKDKTKPHNFLVAATHLKALPKAQIL
- the IL11RA gene encoding interleukin-11 receptor subunit alpha isoform X1, with amino-acid sequence MRSPIPGLGKVMVFLAAALASASLAIPEAWGEEGVQYGQVGTDVTLSCAGAHASSMVQWRRAGATALPEGSDIHQGDLVLSHVGLAAAGIYSCHSEDGGLLHTVSLRLGYLPGVPFVSCRASDYENFSCSWTSSVETFLPTKYITTYRKKSLTGEEKRRNKNRHMGPCLQDLSRPGTCTVHGSEFWSSYRLNITEVNPLGSSFRLLDITMQAIIKPDPPEGLVVEPIPLAPRRLHVSWKYPSSWPKEPHFQLRFRLQYRPVIHRSWSVVETVNLSEVITDAFAGLEHVVQVSAKDFLDAGNWSEWSAEARATPVRDLTTTASEETTTDTRLASLAEESSQAPNPEPINHSDSLEKMAVLVSLGIFAFFVLAAVLVITILIWLRVRKHSKDKTKPHNFLVAATHLKALPSESGCRGEAQIL